A single window of Pirellulales bacterium DNA harbors:
- a CDS encoding ABA4-like family protein, whose product MDLESIFSLASGLALPGWLLLIVAPWWRWSTQLIAPVLIPLVLALFYAYLMATGLGQVEGDFNSLAGVRELFKSDRLLLAGWIHYLAFDLFIGSWEVRDARRLGVPHFLVVPCLLLTLVAGPVGLALYFAVRGAQRKLWIDDTVAVSVAPAATTVLTGTATIGGT is encoded by the coding sequence ATGGACCTCGAATCGATATTCAGCTTAGCAAGCGGTCTGGCGCTGCCCGGCTGGCTGCTGCTTATCGTTGCACCATGGTGGCGCTGGTCGACGCAATTGATTGCGCCGGTTCTCATCCCACTTGTTCTGGCGCTCTTCTATGCCTACTTAATGGCAACCGGCCTTGGGCAGGTCGAGGGAGATTTCAACAGCCTGGCGGGGGTGCGCGAGCTGTTTAAGAGCGACCGCCTGCTGTTGGCCGGCTGGATCCATTACCTGGCTTTCGATTTATTCATCGGCAGCTGGGAGGTCCGCGACGCCCGCCGGCTGGGCGTCCCGCATTTTCTAGTGGTCCCCTGCCTGCTGTTAACATTGGTGGCTGGGCCGGTGGGGCTGGCACTGTACTTTGCGGTGCGCGGCGCACAGCGAAAACTGTGGATCGACGATACAGTGGCCGTTTCGGTTGCCCCCGCAGCCACTACCGTTCTGACTGGCACGGCGACGATCGGCGGAACCTAG
- a CDS encoding sulfatase, translating into MIENTSFAPPASFLKSPSIAHLAIAMACVWWALPCSVLQAAGRPNVLWICADDHAAYVCGADGNQQVRTPRLDNLATAGMRFSRAYCNAPVCTASRQSFLTGRYPHSVGVTLLKTPLAESETTLAEMLNEASYRTTAIGKMHFNSPLKHGFDHLIDLPDHKRTIATRQPEPLPAGIDVLPEWRPFRDPARIWLNGFCRPYGATDADMAGTFFAAEAGRQLCAAGDEPFLLMVSFYEPHSPFHFPIEFRGRHDPAQFAVPELCPDDEGQIPACFRGLSREEKQGIIAAYYTSVEFLDKNVGRVLDELAKSGHADDTLVIYTGDHGYMLGQHGRFEKHCCFEPAVRAPLVMRLPGRVRAGITSPALVELIDIVPTVLELCGVSVPKAVQGRSLVKVLDGGTEVHRDCVFVEYAENEEAMIRTDHWKLIYSTGRRERQDGYTTGRPLPGKTVLLFDVEADPDETTNLAARPEHAALVDELTTRLADHMRGIMRGPDEIPAGATADQILEKCLPPTE; encoded by the coding sequence ATGATCGAGAATACGAGTTTCGCGCCTCCGGCGTCATTCCTCAAGTCGCCCTCGATTGCACACTTAGCCATCGCGATGGCTTGCGTATGGTGGGCATTGCCGTGCAGTGTGCTGCAGGCGGCCGGTCGCCCCAACGTGCTGTGGATCTGTGCGGATGACCATGCCGCGTACGTCTGCGGTGCCGACGGGAATCAGCAGGTGCGCACGCCGCGGCTCGATAATCTGGCCACCGCCGGGATGCGGTTCAGCCGCGCGTATTGCAACGCGCCAGTCTGCACGGCCTCGCGGCAGTCCTTTCTCACCGGCCGGTATCCGCACAGTGTCGGCGTGACATTACTGAAGACGCCGCTTGCCGAGAGTGAAACGACGCTGGCCGAGATGCTGAACGAGGCCAGTTACCGCACGACCGCCATCGGCAAGATGCACTTCAACAGTCCGCTCAAACACGGATTCGATCACTTGATCGATTTGCCGGACCACAAAAGGACGATCGCCACCCGGCAGCCAGAACCATTGCCTGCTGGGATTGACGTATTACCTGAGTGGAGGCCCTTTCGAGATCCAGCGCGTATCTGGCTGAATGGCTTCTGCCGACCCTATGGCGCGACGGACGCTGACATGGCGGGGACGTTTTTTGCCGCCGAGGCAGGGCGACAGCTGTGCGCCGCAGGCGACGAGCCTTTTCTGCTGATGGTTAGTTTCTACGAGCCGCACTCTCCTTTTCATTTTCCCATCGAGTTCCGCGGTCGGCACGATCCAGCACAGTTCGCAGTGCCGGAATTGTGCCCAGACGACGAAGGACAGATTCCCGCTTGCTTTCGTGGTTTGTCGCGCGAAGAAAAACAGGGAATCATCGCGGCTTATTACACGTCCGTCGAGTTTCTCGATAAGAATGTCGGCCGCGTGCTCGATGAATTGGCCAAATCAGGCCATGCCGACGATACGCTGGTGATCTACACCGGAGATCACGGCTATATGCTCGGCCAACATGGTCGCTTCGAGAAACATTGCTGCTTCGAGCCGGCGGTGCGTGCCCCCTTGGTCATGCGACTGCCAGGCCGTGTGCGCGCCGGCATCACGTCGCCGGCGCTGGTCGAGTTAATCGATATCGTGCCGACCGTTCTCGAGCTATGCGGCGTGTCGGTGCCCAAGGCCGTACAAGGTCGCTCACTGGTGAAGGTACTCGATGGCGGAACCGAGGTTCATCGCGACTGTGTGTTTGTGGAATATGCCGAGAATGAAGAAGCCATGATTCGCACCGACCACTGGAAACTGATCTATTCCACAGGACGACGCGAGCGGCAAGACGGTTACACCACCGGACGGCCATTGCCTGGGAAGACCGTGTTGCTATTCGATGTCGAGGCCGATCCTGACGAAACCACGAACCTTGCGGCGCGACCAGAGCATGCCGCGCTCGTCGACGAACTAACAACGCGCCTGGCGGATCATATGCGCGGCATCATGCGTGGCCCTGACGAAATCCCCGCGGGTGCAACAGCCGACCAGATTCTTGAGAAATGCCTACCGCCGACCGAGTAA
- a CDS encoding succinylglutamate desuccinylase/aspartoacylase family protein encodes MDSSPIVSTVDFDRPGKQHGHLCVPYSYNLAGWANLLIPCTAIGNGTGRTALVMAGNHGDEYPGQVAIMRLLRELDPAQVQGRLILIPALNVPAAKAATRLSPLDGRNMNRAFPGRADGTVTEIIAHYLTTVLFPLADIVIDLHTGGRSMDFYPCAHMHLVPDRAQRQEMIAGTTAFNTDFSFLYADIAGSGLLPVEAERQGKIVITTEMGGSENVTAAVHRTTQNGLKNVLTHFGLLAGRPESREQRGLPPTRWVQALEREDYRFAPESGIYENVADLGQDVAAGELVGQIHFLERPERDPVPIFAPTAGVLLGTRAPSMVAQGDCVACIAHDVELGAIA; translated from the coding sequence ATGGATTCCAGCCCCATCGTTTCTACGGTCGATTTCGACCGCCCGGGCAAGCAGCACGGCCATTTGTGCGTGCCCTATTCATACAACCTGGCGGGCTGGGCGAATCTGTTGATTCCATGCACCGCGATTGGCAATGGTACGGGACGCACCGCTTTGGTGATGGCCGGCAATCATGGCGACGAATATCCAGGCCAGGTCGCCATCATGCGGTTGTTGCGAGAACTCGATCCTGCTCAGGTTCAGGGCAGGCTGATTTTGATTCCGGCGCTGAACGTGCCAGCAGCCAAGGCTGCGACGCGACTTTCTCCGCTGGATGGCAGGAACATGAATCGGGCATTTCCCGGGCGCGCCGATGGGACCGTCACCGAGATCATCGCGCATTACCTGACGACGGTGCTCTTTCCGCTGGCCGATATTGTCATTGACCTGCACACCGGCGGCCGCAGCATGGACTTTTATCCCTGTGCGCACATGCATCTCGTGCCGGATCGCGCGCAGCGGCAAGAAATGATCGCCGGTACAACCGCCTTCAACACCGACTTTTCGTTTTTATACGCCGATATCGCCGGTTCTGGATTGTTGCCGGTGGAAGCCGAACGGCAGGGCAAGATCGTCATCACGACCGAGATGGGCGGAAGCGAGAATGTGACCGCCGCCGTCCACCGGACTACCCAAAACGGCTTGAAAAATGTGCTGACCCACTTTGGGCTGTTGGCCGGCCGGCCCGAATCGCGCGAGCAGCGCGGCCTGCCGCCGACGCGGTGGGTTCAAGCACTGGAGCGCGAAGATTACCGCTTTGCGCCGGAATCGGGTATCTACGAGAATGTGGCGGATCTGGGCCAGGATGTCGCCGCAGGCGAGCTCGTGGGACAGATCCATTTTCTTGAACGTCCCGAGCGCGATCCTGTTCCGATTTTCGCCCCCACGGCCGGAGTGCTTTTGGGCACGCGCGCGCCGTCGATGGTTGCGCAGGGAGACTGCGTGGCTTGTATCGCGCACGACGTGGAACTAGGGGCGATTGCATAA
- a CDS encoding STAS domain-containing protein: protein MLAAAMVQIRRQRDVTVIALDAEYGALDQARFQDARDRLLAEAQSAEPPLVAIDLSKTSYMGSAFIEVLVRVCKRVNARNGRLVLCGVQPFCAEVLVTMRLDKIFETFPDVDEAVSELSKA, encoded by the coding sequence TTGCTCGCTGCCGCTATGGTGCAAATTCGCCGGCAAAGAGACGTGACGGTAATTGCGCTCGATGCGGAGTACGGCGCGCTGGATCAAGCCAGGTTTCAGGATGCGCGCGATCGGCTATTGGCCGAAGCGCAATCCGCCGAGCCGCCACTGGTGGCAATCGACCTCTCCAAGACGAGCTACATGGGGTCGGCATTCATCGAGGTGCTGGTACGCGTTTGCAAGCGAGTTAATGCACGGAACGGCCGGCTCGTACTGTGCGGAGTGCAGCCTTTTTGCGCCGAGGTGTTGGTCACCATGCGGCTGGACAAGATTTTCGAGACGTTTCCAGACGTCGACGAAGCGGTGAGTGAATTAAGCAAGGCGTAA
- a CDS encoding Tex family protein: MISSIDLDLIKVAQPLALSPDRVAAVIDLLDSGNTVPFITRYRKDQTGGMDEEQIRAVQERVLKLRQLADRKQTILRSIESQGKATPELTALIEAADTMKRLEDLYLPYKPKKQTLATAARSRGLEPLADEILSGDPACVDLDARAADFVNPDRQLKNIGDVLLGVGHILAEVVSERADLRGRLRTILEESGRLVSTATETESKETAHAAEPVADPAAELDGEKAEAVPPPPVVKKGKGKPDGKAFRDFFDYSEALAKIPPHRVLAINRGERAKILRIKIEADTEGMYRALDELVVGVDRLHADFLRGVGRDALARLILPSLEREMRRELTDRAETHAVDVFARNLRKLLLQPPVRDGRVLALDPGFKSGCKLAALDEFGNLLDHGVVHLVGSEERRAAARAKIVELIHNHRLSVIAIGNGTGCRETEQFASELIAGELAADNISYVIVNEAGASVYSTSQIGREEFPAYDATLRGAISIGRRLQDPLSELVKIDPANIGVGMYQHDVKAKHLRESLDAVVESCVNFVGVDLNTASAPLLRYVSGLNQLTAQRLVSHRMAHGPFASRAQLRSVLGFGEAAFVQAAGFLKIVGGDNPLDVTWIHPESYAAAEQLLEKTGATPAVLTDKAQAAELDQRLATADLAELATTVQVGALTLADLVTQLARPGRDPRESLPKPIFKKGILKLDDLAPGLELLGTVLNVVDFGAFVDIGLKDSGLVHVSQLSANFVKDPHDSVSVGDIVRVWVMAVDKERRRVSLTMIDPAARRSAEERRAPRVEKRRPERPAATPSGGGGGRPGFGQRQGGGQRPARADNAYGKKPAPHSPPRAKPKPRPVVPLTKDMAEGREPLRTFGDLKQFFEQKRPDETSAGEQSSS, encoded by the coding sequence ATGATCTCTTCGATCGATCTCGATCTCATAAAAGTCGCACAGCCGCTCGCCCTATCGCCCGACCGCGTCGCGGCAGTTATCGACCTGCTCGATAGCGGCAATACTGTGCCGTTCATCACCCGCTACCGTAAGGATCAGACGGGCGGAATGGATGAAGAGCAGATCCGCGCCGTTCAGGAACGGGTACTCAAGCTACGGCAGCTAGCAGATCGCAAGCAGACGATCCTCCGCTCGATCGAATCACAGGGCAAGGCGACGCCGGAATTGACGGCGCTCATCGAGGCCGCGGACACGATGAAGCGGCTCGAAGATCTGTATTTGCCATACAAGCCGAAGAAGCAAACGCTAGCTACCGCGGCGCGCAGCCGCGGACTGGAGCCGCTGGCGGACGAGATCCTGTCCGGCGATCCCGCCTGCGTCGATCTCGACGCCCGCGCCGCAGACTTCGTCAATCCCGACCGGCAATTGAAAAACATCGGCGACGTGCTGCTGGGTGTGGGGCACATTTTGGCCGAAGTCGTTAGCGAGCGCGCCGATCTGCGAGGCCGGCTGCGAACGATTCTGGAAGAAAGCGGTCGCCTGGTCAGTACCGCCACAGAGACCGAATCCAAAGAAACCGCCCATGCCGCCGAACCGGTCGCGGACCCGGCCGCCGAGCTGGACGGAGAAAAGGCCGAGGCCGTGCCGCCGCCTCCTGTAGTAAAGAAGGGAAAAGGCAAGCCAGACGGCAAGGCGTTCCGGGATTTCTTCGATTACAGCGAAGCGCTCGCCAAGATTCCACCGCATCGCGTGTTAGCTATCAATCGTGGTGAGCGCGCCAAAATTCTGCGCATCAAGATCGAAGCCGACACCGAGGGCATGTACCGGGCACTCGACGAATTGGTCGTTGGCGTGGACCGGCTGCACGCCGATTTCTTGCGTGGCGTCGGTCGCGATGCACTCGCGCGGCTGATCCTGCCCAGCTTGGAACGAGAAATGCGCCGCGAGTTGACCGACCGTGCCGAGACGCACGCCGTCGACGTCTTCGCCCGCAATCTGCGCAAGCTCCTACTGCAACCCCCTGTGCGCGACGGACGCGTGTTGGCGCTCGACCCCGGCTTTAAAAGCGGCTGCAAGCTGGCCGCACTCGACGAGTTCGGCAATTTGCTCGATCATGGCGTGGTGCACCTTGTGGGCAGCGAAGAGCGGCGGGCTGCAGCCAGAGCCAAGATCGTGGAGTTGATTCACAACCATCGCCTGTCGGTTATCGCAATCGGCAACGGCACCGGTTGCCGCGAGACAGAGCAATTCGCGAGCGAGCTGATTGCCGGCGAACTCGCGGCAGACAATATTTCTTACGTGATTGTCAACGAGGCGGGCGCCAGCGTTTACTCTACGAGCCAGATTGGACGCGAAGAGTTCCCCGCGTACGACGCCACGCTACGCGGAGCGATCAGCATCGGCCGGCGCTTGCAGGATCCGCTCTCAGAGCTGGTCAAGATCGACCCGGCCAATATTGGCGTCGGTATGTACCAGCACGACGTCAAGGCGAAGCATCTGCGCGAGTCGTTAGACGCAGTCGTCGAGTCCTGCGTCAACTTCGTCGGCGTCGACCTGAACACGGCCAGCGCTCCGCTGTTACGTTATGTCTCTGGCCTGAATCAGCTCACCGCGCAGCGACTGGTCAGCCATCGCATGGCGCACGGACCTTTCGCGAGCCGCGCGCAGTTGCGCTCGGTTTTAGGTTTTGGCGAGGCGGCATTCGTCCAGGCCGCCGGATTTCTCAAAATCGTAGGGGGCGACAATCCGCTCGACGTCACCTGGATCCATCCGGAAAGCTACGCTGCCGCCGAGCAGCTGCTCGAAAAAACCGGCGCCACGCCCGCCGTCCTGACCGACAAAGCCCAGGCGGCCGAGTTGGATCAGCGCTTGGCAACCGCCGATCTGGCGGAACTGGCTACCACGGTGCAGGTCGGCGCACTGACGCTGGCCGACCTTGTGACCCAGTTAGCGCGTCCCGGCCGCGACCCCCGCGAATCGCTCCCCAAGCCGATTTTCAAGAAGGGAATTCTCAAGCTCGACGATTTGGCGCCGGGCCTGGAGTTGTTGGGCACCGTGCTGAATGTGGTGGACTTCGGCGCGTTCGTCGACATTGGCTTGAAAGATAGCGGCCTGGTTCACGTCAGCCAATTGTCCGCCAACTTCGTCAAAGATCCCCACGACAGCGTTTCGGTAGGAGACATCGTGCGCGTGTGGGTGATGGCCGTCGATAAGGAACGGCGTCGCGTGTCGTTAACCATGATCGATCCGGCCGCGCGTCGTAGCGCCGAAGAGCGACGTGCACCGCGCGTCGAGAAACGCCGTCCAGAACGGCCGGCAGCCACGCCATCCGGCGGCGGAGGGGGACGTCCAGGCTTTGGGCAGCGTCAAGGCGGCGGTCAGCGTCCCGCACGCGCGGATAACGCCTACGGCAAGAAGCCGGCGCCGCATTCACCGCCGCGTGCCAAGCCGAAGCCACGCCCCGTCGTGCCGTTGACCAAGGATATGGCCGAGGGGCGCGAGCCGCTGCGAACATTTGGCGATCTGAAACAGTTCTTCGAACAGAAGCGCCCCGATGAGACATCGGCGGGCGAGCAATCGTCGAGTTAG
- a CDS encoding DUF4129 domain-containing protein, with protein sequence MANSRPEPTLADYMAIAISPALIMVLVSSLAYFLLTVFYAGEFEGRMYWTMTCFVFAAVLISRVSIMEGAERASMFGLALGGVAALAMIKFTDHPWWAWCVLGVIWWCASHLVWNCTLVDDEDDASGEGLLEAAGFDAPFAESQTSATPPAKKQTVTAKRTKDKKVATTAPPAPPQPVFKRFFAWWQRSLSRSAPPGLTVVYFSLAALPIFGLGQHFVGEGDRQYAFRLMVRYVASALGLLLTTSFLGLRRYLRQRRLEMPAEMAGAWLGVGASMGVVILIVAMLIPRPNPEYAISSITGSLGSPERDANSYAPLRNSPGHGDSSSTAPANDPAQLKQDPPAAQGQNDPSTTSGDSRADRKQPGSTDPSQSPAGTNASGQQSSATQQSGQKQSGQQPSGQQSAGQSSSGQQKSSPQQAAQQQNSQASQQNAQSPAGKQSLAAPQEQQSGGKPPATDNAAKQQQSNSQSSAGQPGGNTETQSRSEKSAEARDQTSSKMAQAMSQHAQQAPALPSAPLTMGLSLLSLLRMIVYAVIILVGIYCLVRYWPQVKELLARLRQELMDLWNSLFGGRRKAVEAAAELESQRATLRPFASFADPFVCGAATRHAPNAVVQYSFEALEAWAAEQDLARRSDETPLEFATRLADARPPLAAGVQDLASLYARMAYARETLGPNDLGGVQRLWAALRQAAAVLSTARG encoded by the coding sequence ATGGCAAACTCGCGTCCAGAACCGACGCTGGCCGATTACATGGCAATCGCCATTAGTCCCGCGCTGATCATGGTGCTGGTCAGCAGCCTGGCGTACTTTCTGCTCACGGTGTTCTATGCCGGCGAATTCGAAGGGCGAATGTACTGGACGATGACTTGCTTCGTATTCGCCGCGGTGCTGATCAGCCGTGTTTCGATCATGGAAGGAGCCGAGCGGGCAAGCATGTTCGGCCTGGCTTTGGGAGGCGTGGCCGCGTTGGCCATGATCAAGTTCACCGACCATCCTTGGTGGGCCTGGTGCGTGCTGGGGGTGATCTGGTGGTGCGCAAGTCATCTGGTCTGGAATTGCACGCTGGTCGACGACGAAGATGACGCCTCTGGCGAGGGTTTGCTGGAAGCGGCCGGATTCGACGCTCCTTTCGCGGAATCGCAAACCAGCGCGACGCCACCCGCCAAAAAGCAAACCGTTACCGCGAAACGCACGAAGGACAAAAAGGTCGCGACTACCGCGCCACCCGCTCCACCACAACCCGTGTTCAAGCGTTTCTTCGCCTGGTGGCAGCGGAGCCTGAGTCGATCAGCGCCGCCGGGGCTGACGGTGGTTTATTTCTCGTTGGCCGCGCTACCGATCTTTGGACTGGGCCAACACTTTGTTGGCGAGGGAGACCGACAATACGCCTTCCGGCTAATGGTGAGATACGTAGCAAGCGCGCTCGGCCTGTTGCTGACCACGAGTTTTTTAGGACTACGTCGTTACTTGAGACAGCGCCGGCTGGAAATGCCTGCGGAAATGGCGGGGGCCTGGCTGGGAGTAGGCGCCTCGATGGGCGTCGTCATTTTGATCGTGGCGATGCTGATTCCACGCCCTAATCCCGAATATGCAATCTCGTCGATCACTGGTTCGTTGGGCTCGCCGGAGCGCGATGCCAATTCGTACGCACCGCTACGTAACAGCCCAGGCCATGGCGATTCTTCGTCAACCGCCCCTGCAAACGACCCAGCGCAACTGAAGCAAGATCCGCCTGCCGCGCAGGGACAGAACGACCCTTCGACAACCTCGGGCGACAGTCGCGCCGACAGAAAGCAACCGGGCTCGACCGATCCGTCGCAGTCGCCGGCCGGCACCAACGCGTCCGGACAACAATCTTCAGCAACGCAGCAGTCCGGACAAAAGCAATCTGGCCAGCAACCATCTGGACAACAATCGGCCGGGCAATCTTCAAGCGGCCAGCAAAAATCCAGCCCGCAGCAAGCGGCACAACAGCAAAACTCGCAGGCGTCGCAGCAGAATGCGCAGTCGCCAGCCGGCAAGCAAAGCCTCGCAGCACCGCAAGAACAACAATCGGGCGGCAAACCGCCGGCAACTGACAACGCGGCGAAGCAGCAACAATCGAACTCGCAATCGAGCGCTGGCCAACCGGGTGGAAACACTGAGACTCAGAGTCGCAGCGAAAAATCCGCCGAAGCGCGCGATCAGACTTCGTCGAAGATGGCCCAAGCAATGTCTCAGCATGCGCAGCAAGCGCCCGCCCTGCCGAGCGCTCCGTTAACGATGGGCTTGTCGCTGCTGTCGTTATTAAGAATGATCGTTTATGCCGTCATTATCCTGGTCGGCATTTACTGTCTGGTGCGGTATTGGCCCCAGGTCAAAGAGCTCCTGGCACGGTTGCGGCAAGAGCTCATGGATCTTTGGAACAGCCTGTTCGGCGGGCGGCGCAAAGCCGTCGAGGCTGCCGCCGAACTCGAATCGCAACGCGCAACGTTACGTCCGTTCGCGTCGTTTGCCGATCCTTTTGTGTGCGGCGCCGCCACGCGCCACGCCCCCAACGCGGTCGTGCAATACAGCTTCGAGGCGCTCGAGGCCTGGGCTGCCGAACAAGATCTCGCCCGGCGGAGCGACGAGACGCCGCTGGAATTCGCCACCCGGCTCGCCGACGCACGCCCGCCGCTGGCGGCTGGGGTGCAAGACTTGGCGAGCCTGTATGCCCGCATGGCCTACGCGCGCGAGACCCTGGGGCCAAATGATCTCGGAGGGGTCCAACGGCTTTGGGCGGCCTTGCGTCAAGCGGCCGCCGTACTGTCCACGGCGCGCGGCTAG
- a CDS encoding DUF58 domain-containing protein, translated as MRWFLAALFLLLAAIVLQLGLLAYAMYVLLALLVTSRFLARRWIESLSATRECNRLSAEIGEKVAVAVTVANSGALPVPWVLLEDLLPRAALVQRPPRLKITGKRLAIALVPGHGRKLMLYQLHFEMRGYYQIGPCMLESGDLFGLHRRWRVAAAPHFVLVYPKVVPLVGFDIASRRPIGEVRMTHRLFEDPTRTSGVRLYQSGDALNRVHWRATARTGVLHSKIYEPSCIAGATVLLDFHTDSYHKRHEPLRSELAVTTAASLANAVYQMGQQIGLVTNGRDAADRIRQEGWDHEFRTRKNARQSASMTETSDRLCPVIVPTRRGAEQLRSILETLARVELTDGLSFAQLVLESAARLPADASVVAVLGDVSVETAWALGNLRRRGYAVTAVLIVFDEHQASECLGRLISVGVDARNVTSEAALAAVCQQQLIR; from the coding sequence ATGAGATGGTTTCTGGCCGCGCTATTCCTGCTGTTGGCGGCAATCGTGCTGCAGCTGGGACTGTTGGCCTATGCCATGTACGTATTGTTGGCTCTGTTGGTGACGAGCCGCTTTCTGGCCAGACGGTGGATCGAGAGCCTGTCGGCGACGCGCGAGTGCAATCGTTTGTCGGCCGAAATCGGCGAGAAAGTCGCGGTGGCTGTCACAGTGGCCAATTCCGGCGCGCTGCCGGTCCCTTGGGTGCTGTTGGAAGACTTGCTGCCGCGCGCCGCGCTCGTGCAGCGTCCGCCGCGATTGAAAATTACGGGAAAACGGCTGGCGATTGCCTTGGTGCCCGGCCACGGGCGCAAGCTGATGCTGTACCAGCTGCACTTCGAGATGCGCGGCTATTACCAGATAGGCCCCTGCATGCTGGAAAGTGGCGACCTATTCGGCTTACACCGCCGCTGGCGCGTGGCGGCCGCACCGCACTTCGTGCTGGTCTATCCGAAGGTTGTTCCGCTAGTGGGCTTCGACATCGCCTCGCGCCGCCCGATTGGCGAGGTGCGGATGACCCATCGGCTGTTCGAAGACCCAACGCGCACCAGCGGAGTGCGATTGTACCAATCGGGCGATGCACTGAACCGCGTACACTGGCGCGCCACGGCGCGGACGGGCGTGCTGCATAGCAAGATTTACGAGCCTTCGTGCATCGCGGGTGCAACAGTATTGTTGGACTTCCATACCGATTCTTATCACAAGCGGCACGAACCGCTGCGATCGGAGCTGGCGGTTACCACGGCCGCTTCACTGGCAAACGCCGTTTATCAAATGGGTCAGCAGATTGGTCTGGTGACCAATGGGCGGGACGCAGCGGATCGCATTCGGCAAGAGGGCTGGGATCACGAATTTCGCACGCGCAAGAACGCCCGGCAAAGCGCCAGTATGACCGAGACTAGCGACCGGCTGTGTCCTGTGATCGTGCCGACGCGTCGCGGAGCTGAGCAGTTGCGCAGCATCCTGGAAACGCTGGCCCGCGTGGAGTTGACCGACGGCCTTTCGTTTGCGCAGTTGGTCCTTGAATCTGCGGCCCGGCTGCCGGCTGATGCGTCGGTCGTGGCCGTGCTCGGCGATGTTTCGGTCGAGACTGCCTGGGCCCTGGGGAATTTGCGGCGCCGCGGCTATGCCGTGACGGCCGTCTTGATTGTTTTCGACGAGCACCAGGCCAGCGAATGTCTCGGACGCTTGATCAGCGTGGGGGTCGATGCACGCAATGTTACCAGCGAGGCGGCACTGGCCGCCGTGTGCCAGCAACAATTGATACGATAA
- a CDS encoding MoxR family ATPase, producing the protein MSTVRSSQITAVAKKIIANVEKVIIGKRQEVVLAMVAYFCEGHVLLEDVPGVAKTMLARALAKSVGCSFKRVQCTPDLLPSDITGASIFNQKTAEFEFRPGPIFAQIVLADEINRATPRSQAALLEAMAERQVTVDGTTHQLAAPFFVIATQNPVDHEGTFPLPEAQLDRFLVRLSLGYPSAEEEAKMLDRLQRTHPIDELTTVVTVEEVLACQQAVREVYVDEKLRNYIVALVHATREHDDVLLGGSPRASMALLRTAQSLSAVRGHNFVLPDDVKRMAPAVLGHRLILRPESRLRKVTTVTVVDEILDLVPVPMVAGEASRP; encoded by the coding sequence ATGTCGACCGTCCGCTCGTCGCAAATCACGGCCGTGGCCAAGAAGATTATAGCCAACGTCGAAAAGGTCATCATCGGCAAGCGACAAGAAGTGGTGCTGGCGATGGTCGCCTATTTCTGTGAAGGGCACGTCCTGCTGGAAGACGTCCCTGGCGTGGCCAAGACGATGCTAGCCCGGGCGCTGGCCAAGAGCGTGGGCTGCAGCTTCAAGCGCGTACAGTGTACGCCCGACCTGCTACCCTCCGACATTACGGGGGCTTCGATTTTCAACCAGAAGACGGCAGAGTTTGAATTTCGGCCAGGCCCCATCTTTGCACAGATCGTGCTGGCCGACGAAATCAATCGCGCCACGCCCCGTTCGCAGGCGGCACTGCTAGAAGCCATGGCTGAGCGGCAAGTGACGGTCGATGGCACGACCCACCAGTTGGCTGCGCCCTTTTTTGTCATTGCCACGCAAAACCCTGTCGATCACGAAGGGACGTTTCCGCTTCCCGAGGCGCAGTTGGATCGGTTTCTGGTGCGGTTGTCGCTTGGCTATCCCAGTGCTGAAGAAGAAGCCAAGATGCTCGACCGGTTGCAGCGCACGCATCCGATCGATGAATTGACGACTGTGGTCACCGTTGAAGAGGTGCTGGCATGTCAACAAGCGGTGCGCGAAGTGTACGTCGACGAGAAGCTGCGCAATTACATCGTGGCATTAGTTCACGCCACGCGCGAACACGACGACGTTTTGCTCGGCGGCAGTCCGCGGGCGTCGATGGCGCTGCTGCGCACTGCGCAATCGTTGTCGGCGGTGCGGGGGCATAATTTCGTGCTGCCCGACGACGTGAAACGCATGGCCCCGGCCGTGCTCGGCCACCGATTGATCCTGCGACCTGAAAGCCGGCTGCGCAAAGTGACGACCGTCACCGTGGTCGACGAGATTCTCGACCTGGTTCCTGTGCCGATGGTCGCAGGCGAAGCGAGCCGGCCATGA